The Ciceribacter thiooxidans genome window below encodes:
- a CDS encoding ABC transporter ATP-binding protein, giving the protein MAEVNISGVRKVYGALNVLHGIDVDIADGEFVVLVGPSGCGKSTLLRMVAGLEGITSGTISIGGKAVNNLPPKDRDIAMVFQSYALYPHKTVAENMVFALRLQKQPADLIKQRLQTAAETLDLVPYLDRYPRQLSGGQRQRVAMGRAIVRSPQVFLFDEPLSNLDAKLRVQMRKEIKELHQRLKTTTIYVTHDQVEAMTMADKIVVMQGGNVEQIGSPLELYDRPNNTFVATFIGSPSMNLIQGTYKADGNLFVTETGDEIALGFSPKANDGQAVQLGVRPEHLSLGDAGLKSTIVVTEPTGHETMVFLRYGGSELVSVLTERYDFGPGQSIVVSPRTDKLHLFDAQSGKTLR; this is encoded by the coding sequence ATGGCGGAAGTGAACATATCCGGCGTTCGGAAAGTCTATGGCGCCCTCAACGTGCTTCACGGCATAGATGTCGACATAGCCGACGGAGAATTCGTCGTACTCGTCGGCCCGTCCGGATGCGGGAAGTCGACGCTCCTGCGCATGGTCGCGGGGCTCGAGGGCATTACCAGCGGCACGATCTCGATCGGCGGAAAGGCGGTCAACAATCTGCCGCCGAAGGACCGCGACATTGCGATGGTGTTTCAGAGCTATGCGCTCTACCCGCACAAGACCGTCGCTGAAAACATGGTCTTTGCACTTCGCCTGCAAAAGCAACCTGCCGATCTCATCAAGCAGCGCTTGCAGACCGCCGCCGAAACGCTGGACCTCGTCCCCTATCTCGACCGATATCCGCGCCAGCTCTCCGGCGGTCAACGTCAGCGCGTGGCGATGGGCCGCGCCATCGTCCGCTCGCCGCAGGTCTTCCTGTTCGACGAGCCCCTGTCGAACCTCGATGCTAAGCTGCGCGTTCAGATGCGCAAGGAAATCAAGGAGCTGCACCAACGCTTGAAGACGACGACCATCTACGTCACCCACGACCAGGTCGAGGCGATGACGATGGCCGACAAGATCGTCGTCATGCAGGGTGGCAACGTCGAGCAGATCGGTTCGCCGCTCGAGCTTTACGACCGGCCCAACAACACATTCGTCGCAACCTTCATCGGCTCGCCCTCGATGAATCTCATCCAGGGCACCTACAAGGCCGACGGCAATCTGTTCGTCACCGAGACGGGTGACGAGATCGCCCTTGGATTTTCGCCGAAAGCCAACGACGGTCAGGCAGTTCAGCTCGGCGTCCGGCCGGAACACCTGTCGCTCGGCGACGCTGGTCTCAAATCGACGATCGTCGTGACGGAACCGACCGGACACGAGACCATGGTGTTCCTGCGCTACGGCGGCAGCGAACTCGTCTCGGTCCTGACGGAACGCTACGACTTCGGCCCTGGACAATCGATTGTCGTTTCCCCGCGGACGGACAAGCTGCATCTTTTCGATGCTCAGAGCGGCAAGACCCTGCGATAG